A single window of Providencia alcalifaciens DNA harbors:
- a CDS encoding Lrp/AsnC family transcriptional regulator: MLDKIDKKLLCLLQNDSSLSLNSLAEAVNLTSTPCWKRLKRLEDEGYIRGRVTLLDSEKLGLGLTVIVMIKTQQHNSEWYAQFVSFVEKLPEVLVFYRMAGEYDYLMQVEVHDMKSYDLFYKKLVNGVHGLIDVTSSFAMEKIKYTTVLPIPD, from the coding sequence ATGCTGGATAAAATAGATAAAAAACTACTTTGCTTATTACAAAATGACAGCAGCCTATCATTAAACTCATTAGCAGAAGCGGTTAACTTAACCTCGACACCATGCTGGAAGCGACTCAAGAGGTTAGAAGACGAAGGATATATTCGAGGACGAGTCACTCTATTAGATAGCGAAAAACTGGGATTGGGACTGACGGTAATTGTCATGATTAAAACCCAACAACATAATAGCGAATGGTATGCGCAATTTGTCTCATTTGTAGAAAAACTACCTGAGGTTTTAGTGTTTTATCGTATGGCCGGTGAGTATGACTATCTGATGCAAGTCGAAGTTCATGATATGAAATCTTATGATCTATTTTACAAAAAATTGGTCAATGGTGTTCATGGATTAATTGATGTAACCTCCAGTTTTGCAATGGAAAAAATAAAATATACAACCGTGTTGCCAATCCCTGATTAA
- a CDS encoding SmdA family multidrug ABC transporter permease/ATP-binding protein translates to MRLFSQLRWYFISEWRRYAGAICFLVVIAILQMIPPRFVGVIVDGISKGSMTNQQLVTYVLSMLGIALIVYGLRYVWRLWLFGASYKLAVRLRQQVYQQLSLQNQPFYLKYRTGDLIARTTNDVDRVVFAAGEGVLTLVDSLVMGCAVLIMMSIEISWQLTLLALIPMPIMALVIKRYGDQLHHRFKHAQGAFSSLNNHAQESLTSIRMIKAFGLEAHQSNQFEQVATEAGRRNMHVAKIDARFDPTIFMAIGMANLLAIAGGSWMVLNDTLTLGELTSFVMYLGLMIWPMLALAWMFNIVERGSAAYSRILSLLDEPLVIKDGNQSLLAAKGELNVNIRTFSYPETQRHALHDIQFDLKPGGFLGVCGPTGSGKSTLLTVLQRHFDVNEGEIIYQNKSLKDIRLDEWRARLSIVNQSPFLFSDSVANNIALGKPNATMEQIEEAARVACVHEDILRLPEGYQTQVGERGVMLSGGQKQRISIARAILQNAEILVLDDALSAVDGQTEHTILQNLSRWRQGRTLIISAHRLSALVDADNILVLCHGGIVAKGTHKVLSQQSGWYSDMYHYQQIEAALDGDL, encoded by the coding sequence GTGCGATTATTTTCACAGTTACGTTGGTATTTTATAAGCGAATGGCGTCGCTATGCTGGCGCTATTTGTTTTCTTGTGGTCATTGCTATTTTACAAATGATCCCACCACGCTTTGTTGGTGTGATAGTGGATGGTATTAGCAAAGGATCGATGACTAATCAACAACTTGTGACGTACGTATTATCCATGCTAGGAATTGCTTTAATCGTTTATGGGTTACGCTACGTTTGGCGTTTATGGCTATTTGGTGCTTCCTATAAATTGGCGGTTCGATTAAGACAACAAGTTTATCAGCAGCTTAGCTTACAAAATCAGCCATTTTATTTGAAATATCGCACGGGCGATCTCATCGCACGTACCACGAATGATGTGGATCGTGTGGTATTTGCCGCAGGCGAAGGCGTCTTAACTCTCGTGGACTCCTTGGTGATGGGATGTGCCGTCTTGATCATGATGAGCATCGAAATAAGTTGGCAGCTAACACTCCTTGCATTGATCCCTATGCCCATTATGGCATTGGTCATTAAGCGTTATGGCGATCAGCTTCATCACCGTTTTAAACATGCTCAAGGTGCTTTTTCATCGTTAAATAACCACGCTCAAGAGAGCTTAACCAGTATCAGAATGATCAAAGCATTTGGTCTTGAAGCTCATCAATCCAATCAATTTGAGCAAGTTGCTACCGAAGCTGGACGCAGGAATATGCATGTAGCAAAGATTGATGCTCGCTTTGATCCAACCATTTTTATGGCGATTGGAATGGCAAATTTGTTAGCCATCGCGGGTGGAAGCTGGATGGTGTTGAATGACACATTAACTCTCGGGGAGCTCACCAGCTTTGTCATGTATTTAGGGTTGATGATCTGGCCGATGCTTGCCCTTGCATGGATGTTTAACATAGTTGAACGAGGAAGTGCAGCATATAGCCGGATTTTAAGCTTATTAGACGAGCCATTAGTGATTAAAGATGGTAACCAAAGTTTGCTTGCGGCAAAAGGCGAGTTAAACGTCAATATCCGAACATTTTCGTACCCCGAAACCCAGCGCCATGCTTTGCATGATATCCAGTTCGACCTAAAACCAGGGGGCTTCCTTGGGGTATGTGGGCCAACGGGATCAGGGAAATCGACATTGCTTACTGTGTTACAACGCCATTTTGATGTGAATGAAGGTGAGATTATTTATCAAAATAAATCACTGAAAGATATTCGACTCGATGAGTGGCGGGCAAGGTTATCAATAGTGAATCAATCTCCATTCCTATTTTCTGATTCGGTCGCAAACAATATCGCTCTTGGGAAGCCTAATGCAACAATGGAGCAAATAGAAGAAGCGGCTCGAGTTGCTTGTGTACATGAAGACATTTTACGTCTACCGGAAGGGTATCAAACCCAAGTGGGGGAGCGTGGTGTTATGCTCTCAGGGGGACAAAAACAGCGAATTTCCATTGCACGGGCGATTTTACAAAATGCTGAAATCCTTGTTTTGGATGATGCGCTATCCGCAGTTGATGGGCAGACTGAGCACACTATTTTGCAGAATTTGAGTCGTTGGAGACAGGGGAGAACGTTAATCATCAGTGCCCATCGTCTATCAGCCTTAGTGGATGCCGATAATATTCTTGTACTATGTCATGGTGGAATAGTTGCCAAAGGTACTCATAAAGTACTCTCCCAGCAATCTGGTTGGTACAGCGATATGTATCATTATCAGCAAATTGAAGCTGCTTTGGACGGCGATCTATGA
- a CDS encoding SmdB family multidrug efflux ABC transporter permease/ATP-binding protein, which yields MSQRKPLWPALKRLLSYGKPYRGTMGVAIAMLWLAAAAEVSGPLLISYFIDNMVAKKQIIMPLTLYMVIGFIALQIIAALLHYHQKILFNQASVGVVQNLRTDVMNAALRQPLSAFDKQPVGQIISRVTNDTEVIKDLFVMVVPTIFRSLALICAMLVAMFSLEWRMASIAVLIFPAVLVVMLVYQRLSTPIVRRVRAYLADINNGFNEVINGMTVIQQFLQQARFGKKMLEVNENHYYSRMKALKLDGLLLRPLLSLFSACVLCGLLLLFGFDGTSTVGVGVLYVFINYLGRLNEPLIELTSQQSMLQQAVVSGERVFELMDSPQQGYGENVAPLQGGAIEIKHLSFAYRDDKKVLDDINLSVQEHHFVALVGHTGSGKSTIANLIMGYYPWQEGEILLDGRDLNSLSHQVLRNGIAMVQQDPVVLAASFFDNVALGRDVSQEKVWEVLETVQLAQHVRELPDGLDSLLGEQGNTLSVGQRQLLAMARVLVITPKILILDEATANIDSGTEQAIQKALRVIRRNTTLVVIAHRLSTIVDADQVVVLHRGMIVEQGSHAELLQQEGRYYQMYQLQQVGESLNSRDEAAALLV from the coding sequence ATGAGCCAGAGAAAGCCGCTTTGGCCTGCATTAAAACGCTTATTATCTTACGGTAAACCTTACCGCGGTACCATGGGGGTAGCGATTGCCATGCTATGGTTGGCTGCTGCTGCAGAAGTTAGTGGGCCCTTACTGATTAGCTACTTTATTGACAATATGGTGGCAAAAAAACAGATCATTATGCCGCTGACCCTGTATATGGTGATTGGGTTTATTGCGCTGCAAATCATTGCTGCACTTCTTCATTACCATCAAAAAATTCTGTTTAATCAAGCCTCTGTTGGAGTGGTGCAAAATCTACGAACTGATGTGATGAATGCGGCTTTGCGCCAGCCATTAAGTGCTTTTGATAAGCAACCGGTGGGGCAGATTATTTCTCGTGTTACCAACGATACTGAAGTGATCAAAGATCTGTTTGTTATGGTGGTACCAACGATCTTTCGCAGTTTGGCATTAATTTGTGCCATGTTAGTTGCCATGTTTTCTTTAGAGTGGCGAATGGCATCCATTGCGGTACTCATTTTCCCAGCAGTTCTGGTCGTAATGTTGGTTTATCAGCGGCTTAGTACGCCAATTGTGCGCCGTGTTAGGGCATACCTTGCAGATATTAATAATGGTTTCAATGAAGTCATTAATGGTATGACGGTTATCCAGCAATTTTTACAGCAAGCCAGATTTGGCAAAAAAATGTTGGAAGTAAATGAAAATCACTATTATTCAAGAATGAAAGCATTGAAATTAGATGGATTACTACTCAGGCCATTGCTGAGTTTGTTCTCTGCCTGTGTGCTATGTGGGCTATTGTTACTATTTGGATTTGATGGTACCAGTACTGTTGGTGTTGGGGTTCTGTATGTTTTCATTAACTATTTAGGCCGTTTAAACGAACCGTTAATTGAGCTGACATCTCAGCAGTCCATGTTGCAACAAGCGGTTGTATCCGGTGAACGTGTTTTTGAGTTGATGGATAGTCCACAACAAGGCTATGGCGAAAATGTTGCGCCATTACAGGGCGGGGCAATTGAGATCAAACACCTCTCTTTTGCTTATCGAGATGATAAAAAAGTCCTCGATGACATTAATTTATCTGTCCAAGAGCACCATTTCGTGGCACTTGTTGGGCACACGGGAAGTGGAAAAAGTACCATTGCAAACTTAATCATGGGGTATTACCCATGGCAGGAAGGGGAAATTTTGCTGGATGGACGGGATTTAAATTCACTTTCCCATCAAGTATTACGAAATGGTATTGCTATGGTGCAGCAGGATCCTGTGGTACTCGCGGCTTCATTTTTTGATAACGTGGCACTAGGACGTGATGTTTCCCAAGAAAAAGTATGGGAAGTCCTTGAAACCGTACAATTAGCTCAGCATGTCCGTGAATTGCCAGATGGATTGGATTCATTGTTAGGTGAGCAAGGAAACACTTTATCCGTTGGGCAACGACAGCTATTGGCAATGGCGCGAGTGCTTGTCATAACACCGAAAATTCTGATATTGGATGAAGCGACCGCGAATATAGACTCCGGCACTGAGCAGGCAATTCAAAAGGCACTACGTGTTATTCGTCGAAACACTACGCTGGTGGTGATAGCTCATCGCTTATCAACGATTGTCGATGCTGACCAAGTTGTTGTTCTTCATAGAGGAATGATCGTTGAACAAGGAAGTCATGCTGAACTTCTCCAGCAGGAAGGCCGCTATTATCAGATGTATCAATTACAACAAGTGGGTGAATCGTTGAACTCTCGTGATGAAGCGGCAGCATTATTAGTTTAG
- the tesB gene encoding acyl-CoA thioesterase II — translation MSTELQNLINLIKLEKIEEGIFRGQSEDLGLPQVFGGQVVGQAMYAAKQTTPEDRIITSFHSYFLRPGDSQKPIVYDVEILRDGGSFSTRRISAIQNGKPIFFMTASFQEQEDGFNHQNLMPDVPAPEQLISQDEIIQRFADQLPDAVKKYALRPNPFEFRPIQFYSPFDSAPQEPFRYIWFKAKGELPNTPELHDYLLGYASDYNFLPAALQPHGRGFMERDLQVATIDHSMWFHRPYRLDEWLLYAIESPSASGGRGFVKGQIYNQQGDLVATTVQEGVIRKRKPR, via the coding sequence ATGAGCACTGAATTACAAAACTTAATTAACCTAATAAAACTCGAAAAAATTGAAGAAGGTATTTTTCGGGGGCAAAGTGAAGATCTTGGTTTACCACAAGTTTTTGGTGGACAGGTTGTTGGGCAAGCCATGTATGCAGCGAAACAAACCACACCCGAAGATCGCATCATAACTTCATTTCATAGCTATTTTCTGCGTCCAGGAGACAGCCAAAAACCGATTGTCTACGATGTAGAAATTTTACGTGATGGTGGCAGCTTTAGTACACGTCGTATTAGCGCTATTCAAAATGGTAAACCGATCTTCTTTATGACTGCCTCATTTCAAGAACAAGAAGACGGATTTAATCATCAAAATTTAATGCCCGATGTCCCCGCGCCAGAGCAACTAATTTCACAGGATGAAATCATTCAACGCTTCGCAGACCAACTCCCTGATGCTGTCAAAAAATATGCCCTGCGCCCTAATCCTTTCGAGTTTCGCCCGATTCAGTTCTATAGCCCGTTTGATAGTGCACCTCAAGAACCATTTCGCTATATTTGGTTTAAGGCGAAAGGAGAGCTTCCCAACACACCAGAGTTACATGACTACTTGTTAGGTTACGCATCCGATTACAATTTCCTTCCCGCAGCCTTACAGCCTCATGGACGTGGGTTCATGGAACGCGATTTACAAGTCGCAACGATTGACCATTCAATGTGGTTTCATCGTCCCTATCGCCTAGATGAATGGTTACTTTATGCCATTGAAAGCCCTTCTGCTTCTGGCGGGCGTGGGTTTGTTAAAGGGCAAATTTATAATCAGCAAGGGGATTTAGTGGCAACAACGGTACAAGAAGGGGTCATTCGCAAGAGAAAGCCTCGATAA
- a CDS encoding YbaY family lipoprotein: MTFYRYMISSLILIFLVGCEGNNANPPEKRVKGKSSRENQQVDIGTISGNILIAKNKGLSENVDITVTMVDNSFVELPALILSQKHYTNLNNQVTLPYQLTYHKNEIRNQAKITVSATLHADGKLVYITESSTEVINNGMVENIDLLLVPAN; this comes from the coding sequence ATGACATTCTATCGTTACATGATTAGTTCGTTGATACTTATTTTCTTAGTAGGGTGTGAAGGGAATAACGCCAATCCCCCTGAAAAAAGGGTAAAAGGGAAAAGTAGTCGCGAAAATCAGCAGGTAGACATTGGTACGATCAGCGGAAATATCCTTATTGCTAAAAATAAAGGATTATCTGAAAACGTGGATATTACGGTCACTATGGTAGATAACTCATTTGTTGAGTTGCCAGCGCTGATATTATCTCAAAAGCACTATACTAACTTGAACAATCAAGTGACGCTTCCGTATCAGCTGACTTACCACAAAAATGAAATAAGAAACCAAGCTAAAATCACGGTTAGTGCGACGTTACACGCTGATGGAAAATTAGTCTATATTACAGAATCGTCGACGGAAGTGATCAACAATGGTATGGTTGAAAATATTGATTTACTTCTGGTTCCTGCTAACTAG
- a CDS encoding HHA domain-containing protein: MTKSDYLMRLRKCTTIETLERVIEKNKYELSDDELELFYSAADHRLAELTMNKLYDKIPASVWKFVR, translated from the coding sequence ATGACCAAATCCGATTATCTGATGCGTTTAAGAAAATGCACCACTATTGAAACACTTGAGCGCGTCATTGAGAAAAATAAGTATGAGTTATCTGATGATGAATTAGAGTTATTTTACTCTGCAGCTGATCATCGTCTTGCCGAACTCACTATGAATAAACTTTACGATAAAATCCCAGCATCTGTTTGGAAGTTTGTTAGATAA
- the tomB gene encoding Hha toxicity modulator TomB produces the protein MDEYSPKKHDIAELKYLCNSLNRDAISSLQKTNTHWINDLSSAQSISLNELVEHIAAFVWRFKIKYPKENLVISLVEEYLDETYNLFGSPVITFNEIIDWESMNQNLVAVLDDDLKCLTSKT, from the coding sequence ATGGATGAATACTCACCCAAGAAACATGATATAGCCGAATTAAAATATCTGTGTAACAGTTTGAATAGAGACGCAATATCAAGTTTACAAAAAACAAACACCCATTGGATAAATGATCTTAGTTCGGCACAAAGCATCAGCCTCAATGAGCTCGTTGAGCATATTGCAGCTTTTGTCTGGCGATTCAAAATCAAGTATCCAAAAGAAAATCTCGTTATTTCTCTTGTTGAAGAGTATCTTGACGAGACATATAATTTATTTGGCAGCCCAGTAATTACTTTCAACGAAATCATTGACTGGGAAAGTATGAATCAAAATCTTGTCGCCGTGCTCGATGATGATCTAAAATGCCTGACAAGTAAGACATAG
- the mltD gene encoding murein transglycosylase D yields the protein MKIIATLIAIVLLAGCQGTSKVTVKQPKSSANHSIDTVASHNQAASRQVSKVDHDLWGYISGELKMDIPENATIREMANSYSNKQSFIYDVAVRAEPYMYLIVDEINDRNLPMELALIPVIESSYNPKATSPAQAAGLWQIVPITARSYGLKQTQWVDERRDVVTSTKAALDLLENLNIMFGHDWELTLAAYNCGEGCVQNAIKKNEAAGLPTDFWSLQLPKETKQYVPKILALSQVLRQPERYQVRLPNSNKNRGLTQVDVGQQITLTQAAELTGLTEESIKTYNSGYTRGVTSPNGPHYIMLPTAKAEQLKVSLTDQDVLNDIRNAVAQNRYAQAAASNIQTAKANSKQAKTFSYKVRKGESIASIAKKFNTTAKNIQQLNGLKTAKANIVPGQTLKISGTTPTSNNRKGGTYKVRKGDTYYSIAKRHGIKLNDLMNWNSGVKMADLKPGVTLNLYL from the coding sequence ATGAAGATAATCGCGACCCTCATCGCCATTGTTTTGCTTGCGGGCTGTCAAGGCACTTCCAAAGTCACCGTTAAGCAACCAAAATCTTCAGCCAACCACTCAATTGACACTGTTGCATCCCATAACCAGGCAGCAAGTAGACAGGTTTCCAAAGTCGATCATGACCTTTGGGGTTATATTAGTGGTGAACTGAAGATGGATATCCCCGAAAACGCAACAATTCGGGAAATGGCCAATAGTTACTCCAATAAACAAAGTTTTATCTATGATGTGGCAGTAAGAGCAGAGCCTTACATGTACTTAATTGTAGATGAAATCAATGATCGTAACTTACCAATGGAATTAGCCTTAATTCCTGTTATTGAAAGTTCATATAATCCTAAAGCCACTTCCCCTGCGCAAGCGGCGGGTCTTTGGCAAATTGTTCCCATTACTGCACGTTCATATGGGTTAAAACAGACACAATGGGTTGATGAGCGACGTGATGTTGTGACATCCACAAAAGCAGCTTTAGATCTCCTTGAAAATCTGAATATTATGTTCGGCCACGATTGGGAGCTCACACTTGCTGCTTATAACTGCGGTGAAGGCTGCGTACAAAACGCGATTAAAAAGAATGAAGCAGCTGGCTTACCAACAGATTTTTGGTCTCTTCAATTACCTAAAGAAACCAAACAATATGTTCCAAAGATCCTTGCGCTTAGCCAAGTGTTAAGACAACCAGAACGCTATCAAGTCAGATTACCGAACAGTAATAAGAATAGAGGGTTAACACAAGTTGATGTGGGGCAACAAATTACATTGACTCAAGCTGCTGAATTGACAGGTTTAACAGAAGAATCCATTAAAACCTATAATTCGGGTTATACCCGAGGCGTTACGTCGCCAAATGGCCCGCATTATATTATGTTGCCAACTGCAAAAGCTGAGCAGTTAAAAGTTTCACTGACGGATCAAGACGTATTAAATGATATTCGCAACGCGGTAGCACAAAATCGTTATGCGCAAGCAGCAGCCAGTAACATTCAGACAGCAAAAGCGAATTCAAAGCAAGCTAAAACCTTTAGTTATAAAGTTCGCAAAGGTGAATCTATCGCAAGTATTGCTAAAAAATTCAATACAACTGCCAAGAATATCCAACAACTAAATGGGTTAAAAACAGCTAAAGCTAACATCGTTCCAGGACAAACATTAAAAATTTCAGGCACAACACCGACCAGCAATAACCGTAAAGGTGGAACCTACAAAGTCAGAAAAGGCGATACTTATTACAGTATTGCTAAGCGCCATGGAATTAAACTTAACGACCTGATGAATTGGAACTCAGGGGTTAAAATGGCAGATTTAAAGCCAGGTGTTACATTGAATTTATATCTTTAA
- the gloB gene encoding hydroxyacylglutathione hydrolase: MELIRVPVLNDNYIWLLANSHQCIIVDPAESEPVLSILTANQLTPVAILLTHHHNDHTQGVKEIIAQYPKIPVFGPQETLVKGATELVCDGDSVTIGDFNFQVIGLPGHTLGHIGFYQAPYLFCGDTLFSAGCGRIFEGTPAQMYQSIQKIAALPDDTLVCCAHEYTQSNLQFAHHIWPENETITNYSEKVRTLRNNQQATVPSTLKTEKNINIFLQCDNPELQQKLNINMTNPSLRAVFTLLRQLKDEY, from the coding sequence ATGGAGTTAATTCGAGTACCAGTGTTAAATGATAATTACATTTGGCTACTAGCAAACAGCCATCAGTGTATCATCGTTGACCCTGCTGAGTCAGAGCCGGTTCTCTCAATATTAACGGCTAACCAATTGACCCCTGTTGCAATTTTACTCACCCATCATCATAACGACCATACTCAGGGTGTAAAAGAAATTATTGCTCAATATCCAAAAATCCCTGTATTTGGCCCCCAAGAAACCTTAGTTAAAGGGGCTACAGAGTTGGTGTGTGATGGAGATTCCGTCACCATTGGTGACTTCAATTTTCAAGTCATTGGTCTCCCAGGTCACACGCTTGGGCATATCGGTTTTTACCAAGCCCCTTACCTATTTTGCGGTGATACATTATTTTCAGCCGGTTGTGGACGGATCTTCGAGGGCACTCCCGCTCAAATGTATCAATCGATTCAAAAAATCGCAGCACTTCCTGATGATACTCTCGTCTGCTGTGCACATGAATATACGCAGTCTAATTTACAATTTGCTCATCATATTTGGCCTGAAAATGAGACAATTACGAATTATTCTGAAAAAGTAAGAACTTTGCGCAATAATCAGCAAGCAACAGTACCTAGCACATTGAAAACTGAGAAAAATATCAACATTTTTTTACAGTGCGACAACCCTGAATTGCAACAAAAACTGAACATTAATATGACAAATCCATCATTACGAGCAGTTTTTACATTATTACGCCAATTAAAAGATGAATATTGA
- a CDS encoding class I SAM-dependent methyltransferase, giving the protein MKPARIEEKIQMPASWSDIPFGEHYRQALEAQLAPWWQKMFGFHLLKLGHLSTEIHTKECMIPHQFTLGEDPHVFDVAANPEALPFADKTIDACLMPHLLAYSRDPHWILREVDRVLIDDGWLILSGFNPFSLAGMAKLVPILRKQQPYCSRFFPSLRVFDWLGLLNYEVLYHRNCQVLPWVSSEKQVNKRCGGIGVISVIVARKRTYPLTPTPLKFKQPKVKISTALGATKEISKSKQLR; this is encoded by the coding sequence ATGAAACCTGCGCGTATTGAAGAAAAGATTCAAATGCCCGCCAGTTGGTCTGATATTCCTTTTGGTGAACACTATCGCCAAGCCTTGGAAGCCCAGTTAGCGCCTTGGTGGCAAAAAATGTTTGGTTTTCACCTGCTTAAATTAGGGCATTTGAGTACAGAAATCCACACTAAAGAGTGCATGATCCCGCATCAATTTACGCTAGGTGAAGATCCTCACGTATTTGATGTCGCGGCAAATCCCGAAGCTCTGCCTTTTGCGGATAAGACAATTGATGCCTGTTTAATGCCCCATTTGCTCGCATATAGCCGTGATCCACATTGGATCTTACGGGAAGTTGATCGGGTATTGATCGATGATGGCTGGCTGATTTTATCGGGATTTAACCCATTTAGCTTAGCTGGAATGGCGAAATTAGTACCGATTTTGCGTAAGCAGCAGCCTTACTGTAGCCGTTTTTTCCCTTCTCTTAGGGTATTTGATTGGCTAGGGTTACTCAATTATGAGGTGCTATATCACCGAAATTGCCAAGTGCTTCCTTGGGTCTCATCGGAAAAACAGGTCAATAAACGTTGTGGTGGAATTGGTGTGATCAGCGTGATTGTTGCAAGAAAACGTACGTATCCATTAACACCAACGCCCCTGAAATTTAAGCAACCTAAAGTGAAAATTTCAACAGCGTTGGGTGCAACGAAAGAAATCAGTAAATCGAAGCAACTTCGTTAA
- the rnhA gene encoding ribonuclease HI yields MTKQVEIFTDGSCLGNPGPGGYGIVLRYQQHEKTLSDGFFLTTNNRMELLAAIIALESLTRPCDIILTTDSQYVRQGITQWIHNWKRRQWKKADKSPVVNVDLWKRLDQAITRHTIDWRWVKGHAGHAENEKCDELARAAANAPTKEDTGYQPTQE; encoded by the coding sequence ATGACAAAGCAGGTAGAAATTTTCACTGATGGGTCTTGTTTAGGTAACCCAGGACCCGGCGGATACGGTATCGTACTTCGTTATCAGCAACATGAGAAAACACTCAGTGATGGTTTTTTCCTCACCACCAATAATCGTATGGAATTACTCGCGGCAATCATCGCGTTAGAGTCACTTACCCGACCATGCGATATTATCCTGACTACCGATAGCCAATATGTACGCCAAGGGATCACTCAGTGGATCCACAATTGGAAACGCCGCCAATGGAAAAAAGCGGATAAATCGCCAGTGGTCAATGTAGATCTTTGGAAGCGACTCGACCAAGCAATTACGCGCCATACTATCGATTGGCGCTGGGTAAAAGGTCATGCGGGTCATGCTGAAAATGAAAAATGTGATGAATTAGCTCGCGCTGCAGCCAATGCGCCAACAAAAGAAGATACAGGCTACCAACCTACTCAAGAATAG
- the dnaQ gene encoding DNA polymerase III subunit epsilon, which produces MSTAITRQIVLDTETTGMNKLGVHYEGHNIIEIGAVEVINRRLTGRNFHVYIKPDRLVDPEAFEVHGISDEFLQDKPVFADIVDEFIEFIRGAELVIHNAPFDIGFMDYEFRKLNRGIPPTSEFCTITDSLVLARKIFPGKRNNLDALCDRYLIDNSKRTLHGALLDAEILSDVYLAMTGGQTSLAFSVDSESSNTEQGNEIQRIERPASGLKIIYASDEEIAEHESRLDIVDKKGGKPCLWRQTEQDDETLH; this is translated from the coding sequence ATGAGCACGGCGATAACCCGACAAATTGTCCTCGATACTGAAACCACAGGTATGAACAAGCTTGGTGTTCATTATGAAGGGCACAATATCATTGAAATTGGTGCTGTAGAGGTGATTAATCGCCGCTTAACAGGACGCAATTTCCATGTGTACATCAAACCAGACCGTCTCGTTGACCCAGAAGCTTTCGAAGTCCACGGAATCAGTGATGAATTTTTGCAAGACAAACCGGTATTTGCCGATATAGTCGATGAGTTTATCGAATTTATTCGCGGTGCAGAACTTGTCATTCACAATGCACCCTTCGATATTGGCTTTATGGACTACGAGTTTCGTAAGCTCAACAGAGGCATTCCTCCAACTTCAGAATTTTGCACTATTACCGACAGCTTAGTATTAGCTCGCAAGATTTTCCCTGGTAAACGTAATAACTTAGACGCCTTATGTGATAGATACCTTATCGATAACTCCAAGCGAACATTGCATGGCGCTTTACTCGATGCTGAGATCCTCTCTGACGTCTACTTAGCGATGACTGGAGGGCAGACCTCGCTTGCATTCTCAGTGGACTCTGAATCCAGCAATACAGAGCAAGGCAATGAAATTCAACGTATTGAGCGTCCAGCCAGTGGGTTAAAAATTATTTATGCTTCTGATGAGGAAATTGCAGAACATGAATCCCGCTTAGATATCGTGGATAAAAAGGGTGGGAAACCTTGCTTATGGCGGCAAACTGAGCAAGATGACGAAACTCTTCATTGA
- a CDS encoding cell envelope biogenesis protein OmpA — translation MKKFTGVVILLCIAALTGCVRNEGLHGYNNETWKNKNILKENKEVESNKALVSFYRIDNQVEGKTINIFVNKQYLTSLEPNATKQIKLCSGNNNFTAYKTDVSERYNTKLNEIDNKPLEPGKSYAFLVTETNGTVSLKPMTEKEVNEFKGNVSTQVHTLPRVDVAQSCQ, via the coding sequence ATGAAAAAGTTCACTGGCGTTGTAATACTATTATGTATTGCAGCATTGACGGGTTGTGTACGTAATGAAGGATTGCACGGATATAATAACGAAACATGGAAGAATAAGAATATTCTTAAAGAAAACAAAGAAGTCGAAAGTAATAAAGCATTAGTTTCTTTCTATAGAATAGATAATCAAGTTGAAGGGAAAACAATTAATATATTCGTGAATAAACAGTACCTCACTTCATTAGAGCCTAATGCGACTAAACAAATTAAATTATGCTCTGGAAACAACAATTTTACTGCATATAAAACAGATGTCAGCGAACGCTATAATACTAAATTAAATGAAATCGATAATAAGCCACTAGAGCCAGGCAAATCTTATGCGTTCTTGGTCACTGAAACCAATGGAACAGTATCATTAAAACCAATGACAGAAAAAGAAGTTAATGAATTTAAAGGGAATGTTAGCACCCAGGTTCATACTTTACCGCGTGTGGATGTAGCTCAAAGCTGCCAATAA